A stretch of the Amycolatopsis sp. BJA-103 genome encodes the following:
- a CDS encoding pyridoxamine 5'-phosphate oxidase family protein, which produces MGTSEIKVIETREALREHLGHPKETTKGKILSFVDEHARTVIEHSPFHLLATASSDGTCDVSPRGDPAGSVLVLDDKTLVLADRPGNKLLDSQTNILENPHAGLLFLVPGMNETLRINGRAKLVADAPFFDDLVVKGKRPQLAIMVEVQELYLHCAKAFLRSSLWKPETWPDRSGIPSAGRMFRDQMKLDISAEQLDAALTEGALTTQY; this is translated from the coding sequence ATGGGGACCTCAGAGATCAAGGTGATCGAGACGCGGGAAGCGCTGCGCGAGCACCTGGGCCATCCGAAAGAGACGACCAAGGGAAAGATCCTCTCCTTCGTCGACGAACACGCGCGCACGGTGATCGAGCACTCGCCGTTCCACCTGCTGGCGACGGCCTCGTCCGACGGGACCTGTGACGTCTCCCCGCGCGGCGACCCGGCCGGTTCGGTGCTGGTGCTCGACGACAAGACGCTGGTACTGGCCGACCGGCCCGGCAACAAGCTGCTGGACAGCCAGACCAACATCCTCGAGAACCCGCACGCGGGGCTGCTGTTCCTGGTGCCGGGGATGAACGAGACGCTGCGGATCAACGGCCGCGCGAAACTGGTCGCGGACGCGCCGTTCTTCGACGATCTCGTGGTCAAGGGGAAGCGGCCGCAGCTGGCGATCATGGTCGAGGTCCAGGAGCTGTACCTGCACTGCGCCAAGGCGTTCCTGCGGTCCTCGCTGTGGAAGCCGGAGACCTGGCCGGACCGCTCCGGCATCCCGAGCGCCGGCCGGATGTTCCGCGACCAGATGAAGCTGGACATCTCGGCGGAGCAGCTCGACGCCGCTTTGACCGAAGGTGCCCTCACGACGCAGTACTGA
- a CDS encoding SRPBCC family protein — translation MGKVTAIAERTIEAPADKVRTLVADYTETRPKLLTEHYRDYEVTEGGVGAGTKASWKLQATSKRVRDVAATVTEPSEGTIVETDANSSMVTTWTVREVPEGSLVRIETTWDGAGGIGGFFEKTFAPGGLKRIYEGVLGKLAEAV, via the coding sequence ATGGGAAAGGTCACGGCCATCGCGGAGCGCACCATCGAAGCGCCGGCGGACAAGGTCAGGACGCTCGTCGCGGACTACACGGAAACCCGGCCGAAGCTGCTGACGGAGCACTACCGCGACTACGAGGTCACCGAGGGCGGCGTCGGCGCGGGCACGAAGGCGAGCTGGAAGCTGCAGGCGACGTCGAAGCGCGTGCGTGACGTCGCCGCGACGGTGACCGAGCCGTCCGAAGGCACCATCGTCGAGACCGACGCGAACTCGAGCATGGTCACCACCTGGACCGTCCGCGAGGTGCCGGAGGGCAGCCTCGTCCGGATCGAGACGACCTGGGACGGCGCGGGCGGCATCGGAGGCTTCTTCGAGAAGACCTTCGCGCCCGGTGGCCTCAAGCGGATCTACGAAGGTGTTCTCGGCAAACTCGCCGAGGCCGTGTAG
- a CDS encoding helix-turn-helix domain-containing protein, with the protein MEKVADIASDIGEYIRQQRSTAKISLRQLSKLAGVSNPYLSQIERGVRKPSAEILQQIAKGLRISAEALYVQAGILDLPTGGPVGDSIRADTELTERQKQVLLDVYESFRRENAAAKPPRAETTVQAETEESA; encoded by the coding sequence ATGGAGAAGGTCGCGGACATCGCTTCCGACATCGGCGAGTACATCCGCCAGCAGCGCAGCACGGCGAAGATCTCCTTGCGGCAGCTGTCGAAACTCGCCGGCGTGTCCAATCCGTACTTGAGTCAGATCGAGCGCGGGGTCCGCAAACCCAGCGCGGAGATCCTGCAGCAGATCGCCAAGGGCCTGCGTATTTCGGCCGAGGCGCTCTACGTGCAAGCGGGAATCCTCGATCTGCCGACGGGCGGCCCGGTCGGCGACTCGATCCGCGCCGACACCGAGTTGACCGAGCGGCAGAAGCAGGTCCTGCTCGACGTCTACGAATCGTTCCGCCGCGAGAACGCCGCCGCGAAGCCCCCGCGGGCGGAAACCACAGTCCAAGCCGAAACCGAGGAGTCAGCATGA
- a CDS encoding DUF2516 family protein — MFVATWILIAIHWGGALTGLFAFVNALRQRSDAYSAADRKTKPIWMLITGGATVVLTLFEFYGGGMILWLPALVAVLVYLVDVRPKLIEVQRGGRNW; from the coding sequence GTGTTCGTTGCCACCTGGATCCTCATCGCCATCCATTGGGGCGGCGCATTGACCGGGCTGTTCGCTTTCGTTAATGCGCTGAGGCAGCGCTCGGACGCGTATTCGGCCGCCGACCGCAAGACCAAGCCCATCTGGATGCTCATCACCGGCGGGGCCACCGTGGTGCTGACCCTCTTCGAGTTCTACGGCGGCGGCATGATCCTGTGGCTGCCCGCGCTGGTCGCGGTCCTGGTCTACCTCGTGGACGTCCGCCCCAAGCTCATCGAGGTCCAGCGGGGCGGCCGCAACTGGTGA
- a CDS encoding AAA family ATPase — protein sequence MVLDLKICPACGDRAERPQVESGLLVCAECAHRWPFRRLPLFALTGPSGAGKSTVGPRLAERLGDLALVVEQDVLWTGALRDDVPGHPAFRSTWLRMAAMLHQNGRPVVLCGTVAPPEFEQLPERVFFSDIHYLALVSEPDALRKRLLARPAWREWDEERVEEMLEFNEWLQREAPSLDPPVELFDTTHIPVDVAVDHVEMWVRGLLSRS from the coding sequence GTGGTCCTCGATCTCAAGATCTGCCCGGCCTGCGGCGATCGCGCCGAACGGCCACAAGTCGAGAGCGGGCTGCTGGTGTGCGCGGAATGCGCGCACCGGTGGCCGTTCCGGCGGCTCCCGTTGTTCGCGCTGACAGGGCCGAGCGGGGCGGGGAAGTCCACGGTCGGGCCGCGGCTGGCGGAACGGCTCGGCGACCTCGCGCTCGTGGTCGAGCAGGACGTGTTGTGGACAGGGGCGTTGCGCGACGACGTCCCCGGCCATCCCGCGTTCCGGTCGACCTGGCTGCGGATGGCGGCGATGCTGCACCAGAACGGTCGCCCGGTCGTGCTCTGCGGCACCGTCGCGCCGCCCGAGTTCGAGCAGTTGCCCGAGCGCGTCTTCTTCTCCGACATCCACTATCTGGCGCTCGTCAGCGAGCCCGACGCGCTGCGCAAGCGCTTGCTGGCGCGGCCCGCCTGGCGGGAGTGGGACGAGGAGCGGGTCGAGGAGATGCTGGAGTTCAACGAGTGGCTGCAACGGGAAGCGCCGTCGCTCGATCCGCCGGTCGAGTTGTTCGACACCACCCACATCCCGGTGGACGTCGCCGTCGATCATGTGGAGATGTGGGTGCGCGGCCTGCTTTCACGGTCGTAG
- a CDS encoding ABC transporter permease, which translates to MSIIDQTIEWFGEPNRWSWTDSAGVPYRTVEHLQFSLLALVISAVLTIPPALWLAHYRRAQFLATSAVNIGRAIPSFGLVILFWFLASRLGVDTTFWPLMLALVALALPPLFTNTYAGVIQLEQETVDAARGTGYREWQIMLRLELPLASPVILAGARVAFLQLVATVAIGAIVNDGGGLGRYIVDGFALGDPGHGEILAGGIAVVVLALVCEGVFALITRVVTPRGLAIQSRAEAQA; encoded by the coding sequence ATGAGCATCATCGACCAGACCATCGAGTGGTTCGGCGAACCGAACCGCTGGAGCTGGACCGACTCCGCGGGCGTGCCGTACCGGACGGTCGAGCACCTTCAGTTCTCGTTGCTGGCACTGGTGATCTCGGCCGTGCTGACGATCCCGCCCGCGTTGTGGCTCGCGCACTACCGCCGCGCGCAGTTCCTCGCGACGAGCGCGGTGAACATCGGCCGCGCGATCCCCAGCTTCGGGCTGGTGATCCTGTTCTGGTTCCTGGCTTCCCGGCTCGGAGTCGACACGACGTTCTGGCCGTTGATGCTCGCGCTGGTGGCCCTGGCGCTGCCGCCGTTGTTCACCAACACCTACGCGGGCGTCATCCAGCTGGAGCAGGAAACCGTCGACGCCGCGCGCGGAACCGGCTACCGCGAGTGGCAGATCATGCTGCGCCTGGAGTTGCCGCTCGCGTCGCCGGTCATCCTCGCGGGTGCCCGCGTCGCGTTCCTGCAGCTGGTCGCGACCGTCGCGATCGGCGCGATCGTCAACGACGGCGGCGGGCTCGGACGGTACATTGTGGACGGTTTCGCGCTCGGGGATCCGGGACACGGCGAGATCCTGGCGGGCGGCATCGCCGTCGTCGTACTGGCTTTGGTGTGCGAGGGCGTTTTCGCGCTCATCACCCGGGTGGTGACTCCGCGCGGGCTGGCGATCCAGTCCCGCGCGGAGGCCCAAGCCTGA
- a CDS encoding YbaK/EbsC family protein, with protein sequence MTTWTIAGSLTVVPALSRPDLVAEPVAKALASLSDPDSVGVVEIDADLADTAAFCEAYGSPLSASANCVVVAGKRAGEVRFAAAMILATTRADVNGVIKRRLDVRKASFAPMDEAVSLTGMEYGGITPVGLPEGWPILIDQRVADEPELVIGSGIRGGKLLISGATLASLPGAEVIDGLARPVE encoded by the coding sequence GTGACTACCTGGACCATCGCCGGAAGCCTCACCGTCGTCCCCGCCCTCTCCCGCCCGGACCTCGTCGCCGAGCCCGTCGCCAAGGCGCTCGCCTCCCTCTCCGACCCTGATTCCGTCGGGGTCGTGGAGATCGACGCGGATCTGGCCGACACCGCCGCCTTCTGCGAGGCGTACGGCTCACCGCTGTCGGCGTCCGCGAACTGTGTCGTGGTCGCGGGCAAACGCGCCGGCGAGGTCCGCTTCGCCGCCGCGATGATCCTCGCCACCACCCGCGCCGACGTGAACGGCGTGATCAAGCGCCGCCTCGACGTGCGCAAGGCGTCCTTCGCCCCGATGGACGAGGCCGTCTCGCTCACCGGCATGGAGTACGGCGGCATCACCCCGGTCGGCCTGCCCGAGGGCTGGCCGATCCTGATCGACCAGCGCGTCGCGGACGAACCCGAACTGGTCATCGGCAGCGGGATCCGCGGCGGCAAGCTGCTGATCTCGGGCGCGACCCTCGCGTCCCTGCCCGGTGCCGAGGTGATCGACGGGCTCGCGCGTCCCGTCGAGTGA
- a CDS encoding NADP-dependent oxidoreductase — protein sequence MNATEIRLASRPHGVPTLENFEIADVEIPTPGEGQILVRNQVLSVDPYMRGRMSDAKSYAEPYEVGKVMHGGAVGEVLESTVDDFKPGDIVLHGLGWRSHAVVAAKHAVKVDPEAAPITAYLGVLGMTGLTAYAGLLDVAEFKEGDTVFVSGAAGAVGSVVGQLAKLKGAKRVIGSAGTDDKVKWLTDELGFDAAFNYKDAPVIEQLRAAAPEGIDVYFDNVGGEHLEAAIDSINLHGRMAICGMISVYNNTEPAAAPRNLASIIAKRFTMRGMLVGDHFALQPQFVKEVAPLVASGELKYSETIVDGIRNAPQAFLDLLGGANTGKMLVRV from the coding sequence GTGAACGCAACCGAGATCCGGCTCGCCTCCCGTCCGCACGGTGTCCCGACGCTCGAGAACTTCGAAATCGCGGACGTCGAGATCCCGACGCCGGGTGAGGGCCAGATCCTGGTCCGCAACCAGGTCCTGAGCGTGGACCCGTACATGCGCGGCCGGATGAGCGACGCGAAGTCCTACGCCGAGCCGTACGAGGTCGGCAAGGTCATGCACGGCGGCGCCGTCGGCGAGGTGCTCGAGTCCACCGTGGACGACTTCAAGCCCGGCGACATCGTGCTGCACGGCCTCGGCTGGCGTTCCCACGCCGTCGTCGCCGCGAAGCACGCGGTGAAGGTCGACCCCGAGGCCGCGCCGATCACGGCGTACCTCGGCGTCCTCGGCATGACCGGGCTCACCGCGTACGCCGGACTGCTCGACGTCGCGGAGTTCAAAGAGGGCGACACCGTCTTCGTGTCCGGCGCGGCCGGTGCGGTCGGTTCCGTCGTCGGCCAGCTGGCGAAGCTGAAGGGCGCGAAGCGCGTCATCGGCAGCGCCGGCACGGACGACAAGGTCAAGTGGCTGACCGACGAGCTGGGCTTCGACGCGGCGTTCAACTACAAGGACGCCCCGGTCATCGAGCAGCTGCGCGCGGCGGCGCCCGAGGGCATCGACGTGTACTTCGACAACGTCGGCGGCGAGCACCTCGAAGCGGCCATCGACTCGATCAACCTGCACGGCCGGATGGCGATCTGCGGGATGATCTCGGTCTACAACAACACCGAACCCGCCGCGGCGCCGCGCAACCTCGCGTCGATCATCGCGAAGCGGTTCACCATGCGCGGCATGCTGGTGGGCGACCACTTCGCGCTGCAGCCGCAGTTCGTCAAGGAGGTCGCGCCGCTCGTCGCCTCCGGCGAGCTCAAGTACTCCGAGACCATTGTGGACGGTATCCGCAACGCGCCGCAGGCCTTCCTGGACCTGCTGGGCGGCGCGAACACCGGCAAGATGCTGGTCCGCGTCTGA
- a CDS encoding aromatic amino acid lyase, whose product MRLSTKDFKLASAFEAEVLEVDPALLTRLGENRARVLGALTDRPVYGVNTGMGRLAGVASPASSAHQRNLLIGRAVGGPPWLSAEEVRWLLLVRLRDLLAPEAGASPELVTFLVDRLNEGFTPAVPRTGLGSAGEIIPLAHAFQTFLGVGTVLVDGVETPASEVLAKPYEPGLKEGATLIQGSPLAETLAAFALVEARRLVDLQTLAAAIASDVLGAPQAVYRPALAGDDQVLRSVLLEVSGLIHGSVERPEVVQAPVSVRVAPRAIAHLTRVTAELDAALRRSMPTDSPSFLDGEFVSTTGFHAVELGLRMDAVTAALVHLGEVSVQRTHRLLDERFSGLPAQLAADPGPQAGLVPLHKRAVGELHALRRLATPATLGSVDTSAGQEDVQAFAWAAGNQLRDACARMSAITACDLITGSQARWLASGDGAPGLRPAYGRLRELVPPVEVDRALGPEVTALVAAFSAGEFGPF is encoded by the coding sequence GTGAGACTGTCCACAAAGGACTTCAAGCTGGCTTCGGCGTTCGAGGCCGAGGTCCTCGAGGTCGATCCCGCGTTGCTGACGAGGCTGGGCGAGAACCGCGCCCGCGTGCTCGGCGCGCTGACCGATCGCCCCGTCTACGGCGTGAACACCGGCATGGGGCGGCTCGCGGGAGTCGCTTCTCCCGCGTCGAGCGCGCACCAGCGGAACCTGCTGATCGGCCGGGCCGTCGGCGGTCCGCCCTGGCTTTCGGCGGAGGAAGTGCGCTGGCTCCTGCTGGTGCGCCTGCGGGATCTGCTCGCGCCGGAGGCGGGCGCGAGCCCGGAGCTGGTGACGTTCCTCGTCGACCGGCTGAACGAGGGGTTCACGCCCGCCGTGCCGAGGACGGGACTGGGCAGCGCCGGCGAGATCATCCCGCTGGCGCATGCCTTCCAGACCTTTCTCGGCGTCGGGACCGTGCTGGTGGACGGCGTCGAGACGCCCGCGTCGGAGGTGCTGGCGAAGCCGTACGAGCCAGGTCTCAAGGAGGGCGCGACCCTCATCCAGGGCTCGCCGCTGGCCGAGACGCTCGCCGCCTTCGCGCTCGTCGAGGCCAGGCGGCTCGTGGACCTGCAGACGCTGGCCGCGGCGATCGCGAGCGACGTTCTCGGTGCGCCGCAAGCGGTCTACCGTCCCGCGCTGGCGGGAGACGATCAGGTTCTCCGCTCGGTGCTTCTCGAAGTGAGCGGACTGATCCACGGGTCCGTCGAACGGCCGGAGGTCGTGCAGGCGCCGGTTTCCGTCCGGGTCGCGCCCCGCGCGATCGCCCATCTGACCCGGGTCACCGCCGAGCTGGACGCGGCCTTGCGGCGCTCGATGCCGACCGACTCGCCGTCTTTCCTGGACGGCGAATTCGTGTCCACGACGGGTTTCCACGCCGTCGAACTCGGGCTGCGGATGGACGCGGTGACGGCGGCGCTGGTGCATCTCGGCGAAGTGAGCGTCCAGCGGACACACCGGTTGCTGGACGAGCGGTTCAGCGGACTGCCCGCACAACTGGCGGCGGATCCGGGACCGCAGGCGGGGCTGGTGCCGCTGCACAAACGCGCGGTGGGGGAGTTGCACGCGTTGCGACGGCTGGCCACACCCGCGACGTTGGGCTCCGTCGACACTTCCGCCGGACAAGAGGACGTGCAGGCGTTCGCCTGGGCGGCGGGGAATCAGCTCCGTGACGCCTGCGCGCGGATGTCCGCCATCACGGCTTGTGACCTGATCACGGGTTCGCAGGCGCGGTGGCTGGCGTCCGGGGACGGGGCGCCAGGACTGCGGCCGGCTTACGGACGGCTGCGGGAGCTGGTGCCGCCGGTGGAGGTGGACCGGGCGTTGGGGCCTGAAGTGACTGCTCTCGTCGCCGCGTTTTCGGCCGGGGAATTTGGGCCGTTCTGA
- a CDS encoding methyltransferase domain-containing protein, translated as MSNATRLRRRLVEHLLAEGVLHDARWMTAFRTVPRHVFLPRFFVPAANGWAAVENGDEEWLRRAYSPEVLVIQLDDDSGLWERARYLGAQPGTPTSSSSQPSIMAIMLEELRVADGHRVLEIGTGTGYNAALLCHRLGSGLVYTVDIDPELVDAARERLAEAGYAPSCAASDGADGFPAGVLYDRVLCTCSVSSIPPAWLEQTVPGGLIVTTLNRPIGGGLVRIVAGEGATGQGRVLGRDGRFMPLRAHRFRPSKVPDGDVAWRPTRLPMGVITEVRSRFEFFAGLQLPGVTALRDGQNTALVHADGSWVRHRQSDREYEVAEGGPRRLWELVESAQEEWLELGQPWRDRFGLSLDGDDQVIWLDSPEGRTWPLRP; from the coding sequence ATGTCGAACGCGACGCGGCTGCGGCGGCGCCTCGTCGAGCATCTGCTCGCCGAGGGCGTACTGCACGACGCGCGCTGGATGACCGCGTTCCGCACCGTGCCGAGGCACGTCTTCCTGCCGCGGTTCTTCGTCCCGGCGGCGAACGGCTGGGCCGCGGTGGAGAACGGCGACGAAGAATGGCTCAGGCGCGCCTACTCACCCGAAGTGCTGGTCATCCAGCTCGACGACGATTCGGGACTCTGGGAACGGGCGCGCTATCTGGGCGCGCAGCCGGGAACGCCGACGAGTTCGTCCAGCCAGCCGTCGATCATGGCGATCATGCTCGAAGAGCTCCGGGTCGCCGACGGGCACCGCGTGCTGGAGATCGGCACGGGCACCGGGTACAACGCCGCCTTGCTGTGCCATCGGCTCGGCTCCGGGCTCGTGTACACAGTGGACATCGACCCGGAACTGGTCGACGCCGCGCGCGAGCGGCTCGCGGAGGCCGGGTACGCGCCTTCGTGCGCCGCGTCCGACGGAGCCGACGGCTTCCCGGCGGGCGTCCTCTACGACCGGGTGCTGTGCACGTGCTCGGTGTCGTCGATCCCGCCCGCGTGGCTGGAGCAGACCGTTCCGGGCGGGCTGATCGTCACCACGCTGAACCGGCCGATCGGCGGCGGGCTCGTCCGGATCGTCGCGGGCGAAGGCGCGACGGGACAAGGGCGCGTGCTCGGCCGCGACGGTCGCTTCATGCCGCTGCGCGCACACCGGTTCAGGCCGTCGAAGGTGCCGGACGGCGACGTCGCCTGGCGGCCGACCCGGCTGCCGATGGGAGTCATCACCGAAGTCCGCAGCCGCTTCGAGTTCTTCGCCGGGCTCCAGCTTCCCGGCGTGACGGCCTTACGGGACGGCCAGAACACCGCGCTGGTCCATGCGGACGGCTCCTGGGTCCGGCATCGGCAGTCGGACCGCGAGTACGAAGTGGCCGAGGGCGGCCCGCGACGGCTGTGGGAGCTCGTCGAAAGCGCGCAAGAGGAATGGCTCGAACTCGGTCAGCCGTGGCGGGACCGGTTCGGGCTCAGCCTCGACGGGGACGACCAGGTGATCTGGCTGGATTCCCCCGAAGGCAGGACTTGGCCGCTACGTCCCTGA
- a CDS encoding transporter, which produces MRYRQYACPEPGCQLVGEAVVYVVVTRNMVPSQRRVVISHRMQFSSIHGLPDTTRFGATMTCAAKDTSGTADCDVPEAKVTKSIAEWKARPVEDTVFTMRGEDPPIYQDPPEIQAEKRTWYNLGRTLFVEGENGQVENAPQLSTEARCDEAGYVQGSKCVFPKPALFVVDLHDPAIRDYGRLVADAIHSPIDKLYPGPAEGSHIPGWFGDILALRSYPLTRTHHQAAQDASKTRSEYYCARRWGPDWHTGPDGLVLKCAVYPFNSTRDGAGHYPGHGTGANPSFAVLPLPERTFSAMEQTVNDFIGRHHILDGDRYWIWLLE; this is translated from the coding sequence TTGCGTTATCGGCAATACGCCTGCCCCGAGCCCGGCTGCCAGCTGGTCGGTGAGGCGGTCGTATACGTGGTCGTCACCCGGAACATGGTGCCTTCGCAGCGTCGTGTCGTCATCAGCCACCGGATGCAGTTCTCTTCCATCCACGGCCTGCCCGACACCACGCGGTTCGGCGCCACCATGACGTGCGCCGCGAAGGACACCTCCGGGACCGCGGACTGCGACGTGCCCGAAGCCAAGGTCACGAAGAGCATCGCGGAGTGGAAGGCCAGGCCCGTCGAGGACACGGTGTTCACCATGCGCGGCGAAGACCCTCCGATTTACCAGGACCCGCCGGAGATCCAAGCCGAGAAGCGTACTTGGTACAACCTGGGCCGGACGCTGTTCGTCGAGGGCGAGAACGGCCAGGTGGAGAACGCGCCGCAGCTTTCGACCGAAGCGCGGTGCGACGAGGCCGGCTACGTCCAAGGAAGCAAGTGCGTCTTCCCGAAGCCGGCCCTGTTCGTCGTGGATCTTCACGACCCGGCGATCAGGGACTACGGGCGACTGGTGGCCGACGCGATCCACAGTCCCATCGACAAGTTGTACCCCGGGCCCGCGGAAGGCAGTCACATTCCGGGGTGGTTCGGCGATATCTTGGCGTTGCGCAGTTACCCGCTCACGCGGACCCACCACCAGGCGGCTCAGGACGCGAGCAAGACGCGCTCCGAGTATTACTGCGCGCGGCGGTGGGGCCCGGACTGGCATACCGGTCCGGACGGGTTGGTCCTCAAGTGCGCGGTGTATCCGTTCAACAGCACGAGGGACGGGGCGGGCCACTATCCCGGGCACGGGACCGGGGCGAATCCGTCGTTCGCCGTCCTGCCGCTCCCCGAGCGCACCTTCTCGGCGATGGAGCAGACCGTGAACGACTTCATCGGCCGTCACCACATCCTCGACGGTGACCGCTACTGGATCTGGCTGCTCGAATAG
- a CDS encoding ABC transporter substrate-binding protein, translated as MGAVLAAAVLGMTACGGGEDAAAPAAQSKGGAPIVVASFNFTDSLILAELYANALEAKGYPITRKLNLGSRELIYPALKSGELQFIPEYQGAAITTGFGKDAAKDAAGEHEQLKKLFEADGIGLLDYSPAEDKNTYIVKADLAKEKGLAKISDLSKVDNVIVAGGPECEKRLPCFKGFTDVYKLKATFQTVQEAGPRVEQLRSGKVTVIPVDSVSPLVGDPQFVALEDDLAIVPTENVVPAVNKKVLDERGADFAAAVNAVSKALDTVQLRELNKRVDSDGEKPGDVAKDWLKEKSLI; from the coding sequence GTGGGCGCGGTGCTCGCCGCCGCCGTCCTCGGTATGACCGCCTGCGGGGGTGGCGAAGACGCGGCGGCCCCGGCCGCGCAGAGCAAGGGCGGGGCGCCGATCGTCGTCGCCTCCTTCAACTTCACCGACAGCCTGATCCTCGCCGAGCTGTACGCGAACGCGCTGGAGGCCAAGGGCTACCCGATCACCCGCAAGCTGAACCTCGGTTCGCGCGAGCTGATCTACCCGGCGCTGAAGTCCGGCGAACTGCAGTTCATCCCGGAGTACCAGGGCGCCGCCATCACCACCGGCTTCGGCAAGGACGCCGCGAAGGACGCGGCGGGCGAGCACGAACAGCTCAAGAAGCTGTTCGAGGCCGACGGCATCGGCCTGCTGGACTACTCGCCGGCGGAGGACAAGAACACCTACATCGTGAAGGCCGATCTCGCCAAGGAGAAGGGCCTCGCGAAGATCAGCGACCTGTCCAAGGTCGACAACGTCATCGTCGCGGGCGGCCCGGAGTGCGAGAAGCGGCTTCCCTGCTTCAAGGGCTTCACGGACGTCTACAAGCTGAAGGCCACCTTCCAGACCGTGCAGGAGGCAGGCCCGCGCGTCGAGCAGCTGCGGTCCGGCAAGGTCACCGTCATCCCGGTCGACTCGGTGAGCCCGCTCGTCGGCGACCCGCAGTTCGTGGCGCTTGAGGACGACCTCGCCATCGTGCCGACCGAGAACGTCGTGCCCGCGGTGAACAAGAAGGTCCTCGACGAGCGTGGCGCCGACTTCGCGGCCGCCGTCAACGCCGTCAGCAAGGCCCTCGACACCGTGCAGCTGCGTGAGCTGAACAAGCGCGTCGACTCGGACGGCGAGAAGCCGGGCGACGTCGCGAAGGACTGGCTGAAGGAGAAGTCCCTCATCTAG
- a CDS encoding ABC transporter permease yields MFPVPAQGGRPLFEWRWVDRHFDEILDRLGEHVTLTAAALAIGLVVSIGVSVVSLRRRWFYVVALSAAGSLYVIPSLGAFAVLVPFTGLTSFTTAVIPLATYTLLILIRNIVTGVEQVPKEVREAALGMGFTRSRLLWQVELPLALPVVIAGLRVAAVTTIGLVTVTSMLGKGGLGYFIRAGIQTATPNPTSIIVGVGLSVVLAVVVDLLLWVGGRALAPWSRKASR; encoded by the coding sequence GTGTTCCCGGTACCCGCCCAGGGCGGGCGGCCGCTGTTCGAGTGGCGGTGGGTGGACCGTCATTTCGACGAGATCCTCGATCGGCTCGGCGAGCACGTCACGCTGACCGCGGCGGCGCTCGCCATCGGACTCGTGGTGTCCATCGGTGTTTCCGTGGTTTCGCTGCGTCGCCGGTGGTTCTACGTCGTCGCGCTGAGCGCGGCCGGTTCGCTCTACGTCATCCCGAGTCTCGGCGCCTTCGCCGTCCTGGTGCCCTTCACCGGCCTGACGTCCTTCACGACCGCGGTCATCCCGTTGGCGACGTACACGTTGCTGATCCTCATCCGCAATATCGTCACCGGCGTCGAACAGGTGCCCAAGGAAGTCCGCGAAGCCGCGCTGGGCATGGGTTTCACGCGTTCCCGGTTGCTGTGGCAGGTCGAGCTGCCGCTCGCGCTGCCGGTGGTGATCGCGGGCCTGCGCGTCGCGGCGGTGACCACGATCGGGCTCGTGACGGTGACTTCCATGCTCGGCAAGGGCGGGCTCGGGTACTTCATCCGCGCCGGGATCCAGACCGCGACCCCGAACCCGACGTCGATCATCGTCGGTGTCGGGCTTTCCGTGGTGCTGGCCGTGGTGGTGGATCTCCTGCTGTGGGTCGGCGGGCGCGCGCTCGCGCCGTGGTCTCGGAAGGCGTCGCGATGA